A genomic region of Mesobacillus jeotgali contains the following coding sequences:
- a CDS encoding GNAT family N-acetyltransferase, whose translation MFPILETDRLTLREITEDDAEDLFINFSNAKVMKHYGSELFGNIEEARGLIHSFQIGFYENKGIRWGIQLKNQKGLIGTVGFHAVSSKHRRAEIGYELNPTYWGKGIATEAIEKAVEYGLNEMKLKRIGAIVFPDNSTSNELLIKLGFKKEGILRSYMVQGGVSYDTNVYSLLAPN comes from the coding sequence ATTTTAGAAACAGACCGGCTCACTCTGAGGGAAATTACTGAGGATGATGCTGAAGATTTATTTATTAATTTTTCCAACGCAAAAGTTATGAAACATTATGGTTCGGAATTGTTCGGAAATATTGAAGAAGCACGAGGTCTTATTCATTCTTTCCAAATCGGCTTTTATGAAAATAAAGGGATACGATGGGGCATTCAATTAAAGAACCAAAAAGGTCTCATTGGGACTGTTGGCTTTCATGCAGTGTCATCAAAACATAGGAGAGCAGAAATAGGCTATGAGCTGAACCCAACCTATTGGGGGAAAGGCATAGCAACAGAAGCAATCGAAAAAGCTGTTGAGTATGGATTGAATGAGATGAAGTTAAAACGAATTGGTGCAATTGTATTTCCTGATAATAGTACTTCAAATGAACTGCTCATCAAACTCGGATTTAAGAAAGAAGGAATTCTGAGAAGTTATATGGTACAAGGTGGGGTATCTTATGATACCAATGTATACTCTCTATTGGCGCCTAACTGA